The stretch of DNA GGGTGCCGCCTGCCTGCTGAGGCCCCGCTCGTGCTCCAGCGCGCCCAGCAGCCAGAGGGCGTCCGCACGCGTGGGGTCCTGGGCGAGCACCCCGCGGACCACCTCGACGGCGTCCGCGTCGCGCCGCCGGACCATCAGCAGGCGTGCCCGGACCATCTCGACCTCTGGAGAGCCGGGCGCCTCCGCCGCAGCACGCGTGAGCACCCGCTCGGCCTCGTCGGGATGTCCGTGGCGCAGCAGCAGCGACGCGTAGCCGGTCAGCAGGACGACGTGGCGAGGCTGCGCCTCGAGGCACGCGAGGAGGAGGCGTTCGGCCTGCGCGACGTCGCCCAGCTGCTCGACGGCGACGGCGCGCTGGAAGCGCAGCTCCAGGTCGTCGGGGGCGAGGGCAAGACCACGGGACGTCACGTCGACGCACTCCTGCCACCGCTCGAGCTGGCGCAGCGCCATGGCCTGGAGGGCGAGACCGCGCGGGTCCGGTTCGGCACCCGCCTGCGCGAGCTCCTCGAGGCAGCGCTCGGGGCGGCCGACCTCGAGCCAGTGCTCGGCGCGCGTCAGCGCGGAGTCGCTCATCACAGGGTGTCCCGGATGCCCGGGACGGACAGACCGATCACCGCCGACGCCAGGAGGCCCGCGATCGTCGCCGCGACGCCCACCCCCCAGAACGACGCCACGTCGTCGCCGCGGGCCTGCCAGGCGCGGAACGGTCGCAGCAGCAGCGGCAGCTGGCCGGCGAAGGCGGCCAGCCCGCCCACGCGGAACGACACGGCATTGCTGAGCGTCGTCCCCAGGGCGAGGGCAACGCCCAGCGCCACCCCGACGACCCCGATCCCGACGACGGCGGCCTGGACGGCAGGCGACACCCGCAGCCGACGCGCGATCGCCAGCATGCCGAGCGTCGTGCCGACGCTGCCGCCGACGATGGCCGGGAACACCCCGGAGAACACGTTGTAGGAGGGCTCGACCGGCTGGTAGTCCTGCAGGACCGGGCGGAACGGACCATCGACGGCGTCGGGCATGGGGTCATTCCACCACGCCGGCACGGCCGAACAGCCGCGCGCTAGAAGAGCGAGTTCAGCTCGCCGTAGTCGAGACCACGAGCCAGAGACTCGTACGTGCCAGCGTCGAACAGCTCCGCAGCCGCTCGTCGGGCCACGGCGTAGGCGGCTTGTGCGACGCTCGAGCCGACGCTCACCCGTGCCACCCCGAGTCGTGAGAGCTCCGCGACGCTCAGGCCGCCGGGTCCGGCCATCACGTTGAGCGGGCTGGCCACGGCCTCCACCAACGTCGCGATGGTCTGGCGGTCGCCGACTCCCGGGACGAAGACGCCGTCCGCTCCGGCGTCGAGGTACCGGTGCGCCCGTTCGAGCGTCTCGGCGAGGAGGTTCTCGGGAGCGGTGAGGCCCCCGAGATAGACGTCGGTCCGCGCATTGACGAACAGGGGCACTCCCGCCCGCAGCGCTGCGCGTCTGGCGGCGCTGATGCGGTCCACGAGCTCGTCCGGGTGAAGCGCGCCGTCCTCGATGTTGATCCCGACGGCACCGGCTTCGAGCATGGCGTCGACCGTTCGCTCCACGCCGTCCGCACCCGC from Aeromicrobium erythreum encodes:
- a CDS encoding isocitrate lyase/PEP mutase family protein, which codes for MQRWTQESDGACLVRNSPDGGSRAPLTGEVNTMIEHAAAFHALHADPSRPLLLANVWDVASARIVEEAGAPAVATTSAGVAWAVGRADGNALQRADAVAAVSRITGAVSVPVTVDVEAGYAAGADGVERTVDAMLEAGAVGINIEDGALHPDELVDRISAARRAALRAGVPLFVNARTDVYLGGLTAPENLLAETLERAHRYLDAGADGVFVPGVGDRQTIATLVEAVASPLNVMAGPGGLSVAELSRLGVARVSVGSSVAQAAYAVARRAAAELFDAGTYESLARGLDYGELNSLF
- a CDS encoding tetratricopeptide repeat protein, which encodes MSDSALTRAEHWLEVGRPERCLEELAQAGAEPDPRGLALQAMALRQLERWQECVDVTSRGLALAPDDLELRFQRAVAVEQLGDVAQAERLLLACLEAQPRHVVLLTGYASLLLRHGHPDEAERVLTRAAAEAPGSPEVEMVRARLLMVRRRDADAVEVVRGVLAQDPTRADALWLLGALEHERGLSRQAAPRLRSAALSNLDDRELASGARDVGREARWFAWPLRLVRRLPDALVVPAQLGVVLAAALLLGYRPTQAAGAVLLAAFLVFVAWFWIAVLVSRAASRRNR